In one Paramormyrops kingsleyae isolate MSU_618 chromosome 18, PKINGS_0.4, whole genome shotgun sequence genomic region, the following are encoded:
- the LOC111837948 gene encoding sprouty-related, EVH1 domain-containing protein 2-like isoform X1, with the protein MERDVVRVRAVVMTRDDSSGGWVPLGGGGLSHVVICKGQSPDAKGHAKYFVRGERLRDRVPVLDCAVQRGLVYNKVNPIFHHWRVEERKFGLTFQSPADAVSFESGLRSVIDWMDRGTTSPVLRAPEQGVPDDEPKPSRTDSESSFNSRKETLPKPITIVTSESSSTFFVHPPVSEDLSYGMKHTVTAQTPAMVHIMPLQHQPSSTDASRNPAATPPATPSPLTPATPSPLIPATPSPLIPATPSPLTPATPSPLIPATPSPLTPATPSPLTPATPSPLTPATPSPLTPATPSPLTPATPSPLTPATPSPLTPATPSPLTPATPSPLTPATPSPLILATPSPLTPATPSPLTLATPSPLTPATPSPLTLATPSPLTPATLPVTSSPLSAPPLPLLDHGDLKDLWGVRGYEDYRRAEMRRTAGEGGLSDKSELCAVHFEKDLARVGVGGAEVAVMLDSKLPQRLSAGSPTCISAPNAVTSPGGGAGCPPCAGLGSPLPCCIHTSIAKPRSRSWKRGGGARGGACTIDCGLSLGLFGLSSADGTTRPADDTARPPAASSSPTSRCIYCRSVFSASDNGRGRCQDAPDPALHCLRQWTCVWCAESLLYHCTSDPEGEFWEPCSCEELPGEWPHAACCVRWVVLLALSLLVPCMCCYLPLCACLRCGEQCGCCGGKHKAVR; encoded by the exons ATGGAGCGCGA TGTGGTGCGTGTTCGTGCAGTGGTGATGACTCGTGATGACTCCAGTGGCGGTTGGGTGCCCCTGGGGGGCGGTGGGCTCAGTCACGTGGTCATCTGTAAGGGACAGAGCCCGGACGCCAAGGGCCACGCCAAATACTTCGTCCGTGGAGAAAGGCTGCGGGACCGAGTG CCAGTGTTGGATTGTGCGGTGCAGAGGGGGCTGGTGTACAACAAAGTGAACCCGATTTTCCATCACTGGCGTGTGGAGGAGAGGAAGTTTGGCCTGACATTTCAGAGCCCCGCTGATGCCGTCTCCTTCGAGAGTGGACTCCGCAGTGTCATTGACTGGATGGACAGAG GGACGACCTCTCCTGTCCTTCGCGCCCCAGAGCAGGGAGTCCCTGACGATGAGCCCAAGCCT TCTCGCACGGACAGCGAATCGTCCTTCAACAGCAGGAAAGAAACCTTACCCAAACCCATCACCATAGTGACCAGCGAGTCCTCCTCCACTTTCTTTGTGCACCCTCCAGTTTCTGAGGATTTGAGCTACGGGATGAAGCACACTGTCACCGCTCAGACCCCAGCCATG GTTCACATTATGCCGCTGCAGCACCAGCCCTCATCAACCGATGCTTCAAGAAACCCAGCAGCGACGCCGCCGGCCACGCCCTCCCCACTGACGCCGGCCACGCCCTCCCCACTGATTCCGGCCACGCCCTCCCCACTGATTCCGGCCACGCCCTCCCCACTGACGCCGGCCACGCCCTCCCCACTGATTCCGGCCACGCCCTCCCCACTGACTCCGGCCACGCCCTCCCCACTGACGCCGGCCACGCCCTCCCCACTGACGCCGGCCACGCCCTCCCCACTGACGCCGGCCACGCCCTCCCCACTGACTCCGGCCACGCCCTCCCCACTGACGCCGGCCACGCCCTCCCCACTGACGCCGGCCACGCCCTCCCCACTGACGCCGGCCACGCCCTCCCCACTGACTCCGGCCACGCCCTCCCCACTGATTCTGGCCACGCCCTCCCCACTGACTCCGGCCACGCCCTCCCCACTGACGCTGGCCACGCCCTCCCCACTGACTCCGGCCACGCCCTCCCCACTGACGCTGGCCACGCCCTCCCCACTGACGCCGGCCACACTGCCAGTCACCTCATCGCCTCTCTcagcccctccccttcctctttTAGACCACGGCGACCTAAAGGATCTGTGGGGCGTGCGTGGGTATGAGGATTACAGACGGGCGGAGATGAGAAGGACTGCGGGTGAAGGAGGCCTGTCGGACAAGTCGGagctgtgtgcagtgcattTTGAGAAGGATCTGGCCAGGGTAGGGGTCGGGGGGGCAGAGGTGGCTGTAATGCTGGACAGCAAATTGCCGCAGCGGCTCTCGGCTGGATCGCCCACCTGCATATCTGCACCCAATGCCGTGACAAGCcctggggggggtgcagggtgcCCACCGTGTGCCGGACTGGGCTCCCCATTGCCATGCTGCATTCACACGTCCATTGCCAAGCCTCGGTCACGCAGCTGGaagagagggggcggggcaagaGGAGGGGCCTGCACTATCGACTGCGGCCTCAGCCTGGGACTTTTTGGCCTGTCTTCCGCAGAtggcaccacccggcccgcggatGACActgcccgcccgcccgccgCATCGTCATCCCCCACCTCCCGCTGCATCTATTGCCGTTCCGTCTTCAGCGCCTCAGACAATGGGCGCGGCCGCTGCCAGGATGCCCCTGACCCAGCCCTGCACTGCCTGCGCCAGTGGACCTGCGTGTGGTGCGCCGAGAGCCTGCTCTACCATTGTACCTCGGACCCGGAGGGCGAGTTCTGGGAGCCGTGCTCGTGCGAGGAGCTGCCGGGCGAGTGGCCACACGCGGCGTGCTGTGTGCGTTGGGTGGTGCTGCTGGCGCTGTCGCTTCTCGTGCCCTGCATGTGCTGCTATCTGcccctgtgtgcctgcctgcgcTGCGGCGAGCAGTGCGGCTGCTGTGGCGGGAAGCACAAGGCGGTGCGGTGa
- the LOC111837948 gene encoding sprouty-related, EVH1 domain-containing protein 2-like isoform X2 yields the protein MTRDDSSGGWVPLGGGGLSHVVICKGQSPDAKGHAKYFVRGERLRDRVPVLDCAVQRGLVYNKVNPIFHHWRVEERKFGLTFQSPADAVSFESGLRSVIDWMDRGTTSPVLRAPEQGVPDDEPKPSRTDSESSFNSRKETLPKPITIVTSESSSTFFVHPPVSEDLSYGMKHTVTAQTPAMVHIMPLQHQPSSTDASRNPAATPPATPSPLTPATPSPLIPATPSPLIPATPSPLTPATPSPLIPATPSPLTPATPSPLTPATPSPLTPATPSPLTPATPSPLTPATPSPLTPATPSPLTPATPSPLTPATPSPLTPATPSPLILATPSPLTPATPSPLTLATPSPLTPATPSPLTLATPSPLTPATLPVTSSPLSAPPLPLLDHGDLKDLWGVRGYEDYRRAEMRRTAGEGGLSDKSELCAVHFEKDLARVGVGGAEVAVMLDSKLPQRLSAGSPTCISAPNAVTSPGGGAGCPPCAGLGSPLPCCIHTSIAKPRSRSWKRGGGARGGACTIDCGLSLGLFGLSSADGTTRPADDTARPPAASSSPTSRCIYCRSVFSASDNGRGRCQDAPDPALHCLRQWTCVWCAESLLYHCTSDPEGEFWEPCSCEELPGEWPHAACCVRWVVLLALSLLVPCMCCYLPLCACLRCGEQCGCCGGKHKAVR from the exons ATGACTCGTGATGACTCCAGTGGCGGTTGGGTGCCCCTGGGGGGCGGTGGGCTCAGTCACGTGGTCATCTGTAAGGGACAGAGCCCGGACGCCAAGGGCCACGCCAAATACTTCGTCCGTGGAGAAAGGCTGCGGGACCGAGTG CCAGTGTTGGATTGTGCGGTGCAGAGGGGGCTGGTGTACAACAAAGTGAACCCGATTTTCCATCACTGGCGTGTGGAGGAGAGGAAGTTTGGCCTGACATTTCAGAGCCCCGCTGATGCCGTCTCCTTCGAGAGTGGACTCCGCAGTGTCATTGACTGGATGGACAGAG GGACGACCTCTCCTGTCCTTCGCGCCCCAGAGCAGGGAGTCCCTGACGATGAGCCCAAGCCT TCTCGCACGGACAGCGAATCGTCCTTCAACAGCAGGAAAGAAACCTTACCCAAACCCATCACCATAGTGACCAGCGAGTCCTCCTCCACTTTCTTTGTGCACCCTCCAGTTTCTGAGGATTTGAGCTACGGGATGAAGCACACTGTCACCGCTCAGACCCCAGCCATG GTTCACATTATGCCGCTGCAGCACCAGCCCTCATCAACCGATGCTTCAAGAAACCCAGCAGCGACGCCGCCGGCCACGCCCTCCCCACTGACGCCGGCCACGCCCTCCCCACTGATTCCGGCCACGCCCTCCCCACTGATTCCGGCCACGCCCTCCCCACTGACGCCGGCCACGCCCTCCCCACTGATTCCGGCCACGCCCTCCCCACTGACTCCGGCCACGCCCTCCCCACTGACGCCGGCCACGCCCTCCCCACTGACGCCGGCCACGCCCTCCCCACTGACGCCGGCCACGCCCTCCCCACTGACTCCGGCCACGCCCTCCCCACTGACGCCGGCCACGCCCTCCCCACTGACGCCGGCCACGCCCTCCCCACTGACGCCGGCCACGCCCTCCCCACTGACTCCGGCCACGCCCTCCCCACTGATTCTGGCCACGCCCTCCCCACTGACTCCGGCCACGCCCTCCCCACTGACGCTGGCCACGCCCTCCCCACTGACTCCGGCCACGCCCTCCCCACTGACGCTGGCCACGCCCTCCCCACTGACGCCGGCCACACTGCCAGTCACCTCATCGCCTCTCTcagcccctccccttcctctttTAGACCACGGCGACCTAAAGGATCTGTGGGGCGTGCGTGGGTATGAGGATTACAGACGGGCGGAGATGAGAAGGACTGCGGGTGAAGGAGGCCTGTCGGACAAGTCGGagctgtgtgcagtgcattTTGAGAAGGATCTGGCCAGGGTAGGGGTCGGGGGGGCAGAGGTGGCTGTAATGCTGGACAGCAAATTGCCGCAGCGGCTCTCGGCTGGATCGCCCACCTGCATATCTGCACCCAATGCCGTGACAAGCcctggggggggtgcagggtgcCCACCGTGTGCCGGACTGGGCTCCCCATTGCCATGCTGCATTCACACGTCCATTGCCAAGCCTCGGTCACGCAGCTGGaagagagggggcggggcaagaGGAGGGGCCTGCACTATCGACTGCGGCCTCAGCCTGGGACTTTTTGGCCTGTCTTCCGCAGAtggcaccacccggcccgcggatGACActgcccgcccgcccgccgCATCGTCATCCCCCACCTCCCGCTGCATCTATTGCCGTTCCGTCTTCAGCGCCTCAGACAATGGGCGCGGCCGCTGCCAGGATGCCCCTGACCCAGCCCTGCACTGCCTGCGCCAGTGGACCTGCGTGTGGTGCGCCGAGAGCCTGCTCTACCATTGTACCTCGGACCCGGAGGGCGAGTTCTGGGAGCCGTGCTCGTGCGAGGAGCTGCCGGGCGAGTGGCCACACGCGGCGTGCTGTGTGCGTTGGGTGGTGCTGCTGGCGCTGTCGCTTCTCGTGCCCTGCATGTGCTGCTATCTGcccctgtgtgcctgcctgcgcTGCGGCGAGCAGTGCGGCTGCTGTGGCGGGAAGCACAAGGCGGTGCGGTGa